A DNA window from Vibrio sp. CDRSL-10 TSBA contains the following coding sequences:
- a CDS encoding glycoside hydrolase family 3 C-terminal domain-containing protein yields MSQFKTLPTLVTIAVAMAVSGTAVAAPAKDQTQIQQSGVKYRKKAESMVKKLSLSEKLDILSGPGMDLTTYEGQDAINLDESKDVSGVAGYINGVKNRKLDIPAIKLADGPAGLRINPTRDNDDSTYYATAWPIGSLLASTWDTRLVEQVGQAEGNEVKEYGVDFLLAPGMNIQRNPLLGRNFEYYSEDPIVSGHIAAAMVNGLQSNHIGATIKHFVANNAETNRFFNDTIADPRTLREIYLRGFQIAVEDAQPWAIMSSYNLLNGTYVNQRKDVMTDILRGEWGFKGLAMSDWFAGNVSGLTSDFTGDVGRDVESAAKQVSAGNDLIEPGGVKADLAASYAAGTLSMEAIDNSVVAILTQVQKTPSYLNYSYSNQPDLDAHAELARQAAAEGMVLLKNSNAALPLSSGAKVASFGTTQINTLKGGTGSGDVNAAYIAHIAPALEEKFEVNSELTDYYTTYFAENKQTNDALIGGYEFCEEPPVGEQLQSLVDAAAQNDDAAVITIGRQAGEGGDRTNTRGDYLLTDEELQIINAVSAAFHAEGKPVTVVLNVNGVVDSTEWSDKVDSILLAYMGGQETGHAIADILAGDVNPSGKLAQTMPKSYSDVPSAETFPGYGHR; encoded by the coding sequence ATGTCTCAATTCAAAACGTTGCCTACATTAGTCACCATCGCAGTTGCCATGGCAGTGTCTGGCACAGCAGTGGCCGCTCCGGCGAAAGACCAGACCCAGATTCAGCAAAGCGGTGTCAAATATCGCAAGAAAGCGGAATCTATGGTGAAAAAACTCAGCCTGAGTGAGAAGCTCGACATCCTGTCGGGGCCTGGCATGGATTTGACCACTTACGAAGGTCAGGACGCAATAAACCTGGATGAAAGTAAAGATGTCAGCGGCGTCGCCGGTTACATCAACGGCGTGAAAAACCGTAAACTGGACATCCCGGCGATTAAGCTGGCTGATGGTCCTGCCGGCCTGCGCATTAATCCGACCCGCGATAATGATGACAGCACGTATTACGCGACTGCATGGCCAATTGGCTCACTGCTCGCTTCAACCTGGGATACCCGCCTGGTTGAGCAGGTTGGTCAGGCCGAAGGTAATGAAGTCAAAGAGTACGGCGTCGACTTTCTGCTCGCTCCGGGGATGAATATCCAGCGTAACCCGCTGTTGGGCCGTAACTTCGAATACTATTCTGAAGATCCGATTGTTTCCGGCCATATTGCCGCCGCCATGGTCAACGGGCTGCAATCGAATCACATCGGTGCCACCATTAAGCATTTTGTCGCCAACAACGCAGAAACCAACCGCTTTTTCAACGACACCATCGCAGACCCGCGTACCCTGCGTGAAATCTATCTGCGCGGCTTCCAGATTGCGGTAGAAGATGCCCAGCCATGGGCGATCATGAGCTCATATAACCTGCTTAACGGGACCTACGTTAACCAGCGTAAAGATGTCATGACCGATATCCTGCGCGGCGAATGGGGCTTTAAAGGCTTGGCGATGTCTGACTGGTTTGCCGGCAACGTCTCCGGTTTGACCAGCGACTTTACCGGTGATGTCGGCCGCGATGTCGAATCAGCGGCAAAACAGGTCAGTGCCGGCAACGATTTGATCGAACCGGGCGGTGTAAAAGCCGATCTGGCAGCATCTTACGCGGCGGGCACACTGAGCATGGAAGCGATCGACAACAGTGTCGTCGCCATTCTGACTCAGGTACAGAAAACCCCGTCCTACCTGAACTACTCCTACTCGAATCAACCGGATTTGGATGCGCACGCCGAGCTCGCTCGTCAGGCTGCAGCGGAAGGTATGGTACTGCTTAAAAACAGTAATGCTGCCCTGCCGCTCTCTTCTGGTGCCAAAGTCGCTTCATTCGGCACCACGCAGATCAACACGCTTAAAGGCGGGACCGGTAGTGGTGATGTCAACGCCGCCTACATTGCTCACATTGCCCCGGCTCTGGAAGAGAAGTTTGAGGTCAATAGTGAACTAACGGATTACTACACGACCTATTTTGCCGAGAATAAGCAGACCAACGATGCTCTGATCGGCGGATATGAATTTTGCGAAGAACCACCGGTCGGCGAACAGTTACAAAGTCTGGTCGACGCCGCCGCGCAAAACGATGATGCTGCAGTTATCACCATCGGACGCCAGGCGGGTGAAGGCGGCGATCGCACCAATACGCGCGGTGATTACCTGCTGACCGACGAAGAGCTGCAGATCATCAACGCTGTCTCAGCGGCTTTCCACGCAGAAGGCAAACCGGTGACCGTCGTGCTTAACGTCAACGGGGTGGTCGATAGCACTGAATGGTCAGATAAAGTCGACTCCATTCTGCTGGCATACATGGGCGGTCAGGAGACCGGTCATGCGATCGCGGATATTCTGGCAGGTGATGTCAATCCAAGCGGTAAACTCGCGCAAACCATGCCAAAATCCTACAGTGATGTCCCATCGGCGGAGACGTTTCCCGGGTACGGACATCGATAA
- a CDS encoding fibronectin type III-like domain-contianing protein, whose translation MSHRRRRFPGTDIDNDGLVDESHYNEGIYVGYRYYTSFDVDTAYPFGYGMSYTNFEYRHPTVVANTLGRKGKKGGLIQLSATIHNSGDVAGKEAAQVYVSAPQGKLDKPVIELKAFAKTSLLQPGQNAKLAFNIPARDLASFDASRNEWIIEPGTYQVYIAPSSDVNGKLNGTATAPVTFTVSKEIVVSETTPGALALPQGVTTAGLITVAK comes from the coding sequence ATGTCCCATCGGCGGAGACGTTTCCCGGGTACGGACATCGATAATGACGGATTAGTTGATGAGTCACATTACAACGAAGGGATTTATGTCGGCTACCGCTACTACACGTCGTTCGATGTCGATACCGCTTATCCGTTCGGCTATGGTATGTCTTACACTAACTTTGAATACCGTCACCCGACGGTGGTTGCCAACACCCTCGGCCGTAAAGGTAAAAAAGGCGGTTTGATTCAGCTCTCAGCTACCATCCATAACTCTGGTGATGTCGCGGGTAAAGAAGCGGCTCAGGTCTATGTCAGCGCCCCACAGGGCAAACTGGATAAACCTGTTATTGAGCTGAAAGCATTCGCGAAGACTTCGCTATTACAGCCTGGTCAGAATGCGAAACTGGCGTTTAATATCCCTGCCCGCGATTTGGCCAGCTTTGACGCCAGCCGCAACGAGTGGATTATTGAGCCAGGTACTTATCAGGTCTACATCGCTCCGTCTTCAGACGTTAATGGCAAGCTAAACGGCACAGCAACCGCACCGGTAACGTTTACCGTCAGCAAGGAGATTGTCGTAAGCGAGACCACGCCAGGCGCGCTGGCTCTGCCGCAAGGTGTGACCACAGCAGGGCTCATCACAGTCGCCAAGTAA
- a CDS encoding helix-turn-helix transcriptional regulator, translating to MNVTLIRKRFFAHSGLENAYSLFPELFSLCCNEASLADAIRSYVRYRPLIGSCDLCEVEVTPNGLKVGYTDQGPNQMVSSAVSNFAFLHDISSQYLVNFQAEIGFIHNNNIPEKMINRRFGTKCLFGTSHNYFIIRSPLVNQTNELFNQRLYQLQRRTVDNIHQTIQSSSFSASIENIIATLMTQHNLTCGHSTLNKVCEYLRMSRWTLNNKLSNENQCFTDLYNKVRLNKAVVLLTETNKSMSEISELTRFSSQSVFSRFFRTQTNMSPIQFRKQAQQP from the coding sequence ATGAATGTCACCCTTATCAGAAAACGTTTCTTTGCGCATTCCGGACTCGAGAACGCCTATTCCCTGTTTCCTGAACTGTTCAGCTTATGCTGCAATGAAGCGTCATTAGCCGATGCCATCAGGTCTTACGTACGATATCGTCCTTTGATCGGCAGTTGCGACCTGTGCGAGGTTGAGGTCACGCCCAACGGCCTGAAAGTAGGTTATACCGATCAAGGGCCAAATCAAATGGTCTCCAGTGCTGTGTCTAATTTTGCATTTCTGCATGACATCAGCAGCCAGTACCTGGTCAATTTTCAGGCAGAAATAGGGTTCATTCATAATAACAACATCCCGGAAAAAATGATTAACCGCCGTTTTGGTACGAAATGCTTATTTGGAACCAGTCACAACTATTTTATTATCCGTTCCCCTCTGGTCAACCAGACCAATGAATTATTTAATCAGCGCTTGTATCAGTTACAGCGACGCACTGTGGATAATATTCATCAAACGATTCAATCATCTTCATTCTCGGCCAGCATTGAAAATATTATCGCCACTTTGATGACCCAACATAACCTGACTTGTGGTCACAGTACGTTAAATAAAGTCTGTGAATATCTGCGTATGAGTCGCTGGACATTAAATAATAAACTGAGTAATGAAAATCAATGTTTCACCGATCTTTATAACAAAGTTCGTCTCAATAAAGCGGTTGTTTTGCTGACTGAAACCAACAAAAGTATGAGTGAGATCAGCGAATTGACCCGTTTTTCCTCTCAGTCGGTGTTTTCTCGCTTTTTCCGTACTCAAACTAACATGTCGCCGATTCAGTTCAGAAAACAGGCTCAACAGCCCTAG
- a CDS encoding ABC transporter ATP-binding protein — translation MNKRKCILDIKDLSIKIDGSELVSDISLQLYEGERVCLLGASGSGKSLTAKAISGTLAPYCKVEGNIHFNGELVTTLPVLGRPSNARVATVFQDTFSALNPLMSVGKQLALSTNIHTQQALLPLLKQMQLIPADDSEQSTVEDKALLNRLPSELSGGQRQRLCIAFALLSGSNLLVADEPTTALDVINQKQVIELLQQCCGEDACQHPEQLHSRRLSLLFITHDINVAAQLCERGIVMHNGRIVEAGTMHQLLTQPEHEYTRSLVRAANQVIDWNDQFTSEVKSA, via the coding sequence TTGAATAAAAGAAAATGTATCCTGGATATCAAAGACTTATCAATTAAAATTGATGGGTCCGAGCTGGTCAGTGACATCAGTCTGCAACTTTATGAAGGCGAACGTGTTTGCCTGTTGGGCGCATCAGGTTCGGGCAAATCGCTGACGGCCAAAGCTATCAGCGGAACTCTGGCCCCGTACTGCAAAGTTGAGGGGAATATCCATTTTAATGGTGAACTGGTGACAACCCTGCCAGTCCTTGGCCGTCCGTCCAATGCACGTGTGGCAACCGTATTCCAGGATACATTCAGCGCACTGAACCCGCTGATGAGCGTCGGTAAACAACTGGCGCTCAGCACCAATATTCATACACAGCAAGCTTTGCTGCCGTTGCTCAAGCAGATGCAGCTCATCCCGGCCGATGACAGTGAGCAATCGACTGTTGAGGATAAAGCCCTGCTCAATCGCTTACCCTCAGAGCTTTCCGGTGGCCAGCGTCAGCGCCTGTGTATTGCCTTCGCTTTGTTGAGTGGTTCCAACCTGCTGGTTGCCGATGAACCGACTACCGCGCTGGATGTCATCAATCAAAAACAAGTCATCGAGCTGCTGCAACAGTGTTGTGGTGAGGATGCCTGTCAGCATCCGGAGCAATTGCACAGCCGCCGTTTATCGCTGTTGTTCATTACCCACGACATCAACGTAGCGGCCCAGTTATGTGAACGGGGAATCGTGATGCACAACGGACGCATTGTCGAAGCCGGAACCATGCATCAGTTGTTGACTCAACCTGAACACGAATACACCCGTAGCCTGGTACGCGCCGCCAATCAAGTCATTGACTGGAATGATCAATTTACATCAGAGGTCAAAAGCGCATGA
- a CDS encoding ATP-binding cassette domain-containing protein has protein sequence MGLALPQNGDVRCESESLRHRSWKAMKAYRRLVQYIPQDPHTSLPPQQSVARLLAEPVKRLGLGNADQAMLEQAVRQVELPPEILQRKAAELSGGQAQRIALARALIVKPKFLLADEPTSGLDLPLREQMKALLRSVCQQNGMGLLVVTHDISMASGLCDRMLVMHQGHIVEDRMTADLLASPVTQHTQRLLDAVPQINLSHLASQAHAL, from the coding sequence CTGGGACTCGCATTACCGCAAAACGGCGATGTCCGGTGCGAAAGTGAGTCATTGCGCCACAGATCCTGGAAGGCGATGAAAGCCTACCGCCGACTGGTGCAATACATTCCGCAAGATCCACACACTTCCCTGCCACCGCAGCAAAGTGTCGCTCGCTTGCTGGCTGAACCGGTCAAGAGACTGGGTCTGGGCAACGCCGATCAGGCGATGCTGGAACAGGCAGTACGCCAGGTTGAGTTACCCCCGGAGATCCTGCAGCGCAAAGCGGCTGAATTATCCGGGGGTCAGGCACAGCGTATCGCGCTAGCGCGAGCCCTGATTGTGAAACCTAAATTCCTGCTGGCTGATGAACCGACCAGTGGCCTGGATCTGCCTTTGCGAGAGCAGATGAAAGCTCTGCTGCGCAGCGTATGTCAGCAAAATGGCATGGGGTTGCTGGTTGTGACTCACGATATCTCGATGGCATCCGGCCTGTGTGATCGCATGTTAGTTATGCATCAGGGGCACATTGTTGAAGACCGGATGACAGCAGACCTGCTGGCGAGTCCGGTGACACAGCACACGCAGAGGCTGCTTGATGCCGTGCCGCAAATTAATTTAAGTCATCTGGCTTCACAGGCGCACGCACTGTGA
- a CDS encoding ABC transporter permease subunit — protein MTESVVQRSPDNGLRFRRPRLSGLLDRCFRRSRAGSRIVTIGSRIVTLCGVVLLVALLPWLSGQDPALALLRARSAEQNPSQEALQAIRESLGLDQGPMTLMWHWLQSLLQGNPGVSWVSGRPILDGMLSAASVSLTLMGLALVGAFAIALCLTIPTIHQGLRGKAYRSSGTLAVAMTALPEFLLASILLLVGAVWLRWLPPFGWQGFSYAILPALSLAIPAGGYLGRLLSDAITQVFTEPWVSTWSVAGISRFNITLAVIKRALTTVLPMIGLVMVSLTGGAIAVEKVFAIPGLGRATLGAAIAKDVPTLQFGILLILLFAFVVGISVNLLKALLLGRALNQGAMPMPKESDVTISQSTRWLPLLCLAFLAAVMLFGLGRDPYNIAFMRLESPSLALPFGADAMGRDLLARVAHGSLYTCLLSVTVSLLCLVIGFIIGQWPRLMCGPIEVANALPPVISGLLIAAVYGPGLFGATLAVVLVSWAPLAAHAAALTTEVKARPYIQMLPLIGVGVIRRNLCYVLPAVVKPLLRHAMLRVPGLALALASLGFLGLGAMPPSPEWGRILAEGMPYIERSYWVVLAPSLALIVLSVFAVSATNVFSHKRH, from the coding sequence ATGACTGAAAGTGTTGTTCAGCGCAGCCCGGATAACGGGCTTCGCTTTCGACGGCCACGCCTGAGCGGTCTGCTTGATCGGTGTTTCCGACGGTCTCGTGCCGGTTCAAGGATTGTCACTATCGGTTCACGCATCGTCACTCTGTGCGGCGTAGTGTTGCTGGTCGCACTCTTGCCCTGGCTGTCAGGCCAGGATCCGGCACTGGCGCTGCTGCGTGCCCGCTCTGCTGAACAAAATCCCAGCCAGGAGGCTCTGCAGGCGATTCGTGAATCACTTGGTCTGGATCAAGGGCCAATGACTTTAATGTGGCACTGGCTGCAAAGCTTGTTACAAGGCAATCCCGGTGTCTCCTGGGTGTCGGGACGACCGATTCTGGATGGTATGCTCAGCGCGGCCAGCGTGTCGCTGACGCTGATGGGCCTGGCATTAGTTGGCGCCTTTGCGATCGCCTTATGCCTGACCATACCGACCATCCACCAGGGGCTGCGCGGTAAAGCCTATCGCAGCAGCGGAACACTGGCCGTTGCCATGACGGCATTACCGGAGTTCTTACTGGCTTCGATACTTTTACTGGTCGGTGCGGTTTGGTTGCGGTGGCTGCCGCCCTTTGGCTGGCAAGGCTTTAGCTATGCCATTCTTCCGGCTTTATCACTGGCTATTCCGGCTGGCGGATATCTGGGAAGACTGCTGTCAGATGCCATTACTCAGGTATTTACCGAGCCCTGGGTTTCTACCTGGAGCGTTGCCGGTATCAGCCGTTTTAATATCACCTTAGCCGTGATTAAACGCGCCCTGACCACAGTACTGCCGATGATTGGCCTGGTCATGGTATCGCTGACCGGCGGCGCCATCGCGGTGGAAAAAGTATTCGCAATTCCGGGTCTGGGCCGGGCAACGCTGGGCGCAGCCATCGCTAAGGATGTACCCACATTACAGTTTGGTATTTTATTGATTTTGCTGTTTGCTTTTGTCGTCGGCATCAGCGTGAATCTGCTTAAAGCATTACTGCTTGGCCGTGCCCTGAATCAGGGCGCGATGCCAATGCCCAAAGAGTCGGACGTCACCATCAGCCAAAGTACGCGCTGGTTACCTCTGCTCTGTCTGGCCTTTCTGGCAGCGGTGATGTTGTTCGGTTTAGGACGGGACCCTTACAATATCGCTTTTATGCGACTTGAATCTCCGTCTTTGGCTCTGCCGTTTGGAGCCGATGCCATGGGGCGTGATCTGCTTGCTCGAGTCGCCCATGGCAGCCTTTATACCTGCCTGCTTTCCGTGACAGTGTCACTACTTTGTCTGGTAATAGGCTTTATCATCGGCCAGTGGCCACGCCTGATGTGCGGACCGATTGAAGTGGCGAACGCCCTTCCGCCAGTCATCAGCGGCCTTTTGATCGCCGCCGTTTATGGCCCGGGACTATTTGGAGCAACGCTGGCTGTGGTACTGGTGAGTTGGGCGCCGCTCGCCGCACACGCGGCCGCGCTGACCACCGAAGTTAAAGCAAGGCCGTATATCCAGATGCTGCCACTGATTGGGGTCGGCGTGATAAGACGCAATCTGTGTTATGTGCTTCCGGCGGTGGTTAAACCATTGCTGCGACACGCCATGCTACGTGTTCCCGGCCTGGCGCTGGCGCTGGCTTCACTCGGTTTTCTCGGTCTTGGCGCTATGCCGCCAAGTCCTGAATGGGGCCGGATTCTGGCTGAAGGCATGCCATACATTGAACGCAGCTACTGGGTGGTGCTTGCGCCGTCGCTGGCATTAATCGTATTGTCGGTATTTGCGGTCAGCGCGACTAACGTCTTTAGCCACAAGCGGCATTAA
- a CDS encoding XRE family transcriptional regulator, with protein MSANQPPIAEIAAKLKSERQNAGLSIAEVARRANIAKSTLSQLENGSGNPSIETLWAICVVLDIPFSRLLEEPKQVTKVVRYGEGMTVVSQSENYQATLLAACPPNVSRDIYQVEAKPGQPHISAAHNNGVVEHVLITRGTARLGPIGEEYELKQGDYMVYAADQPHIFEALEEGTSAMLVSEYR; from the coding sequence ATGAGCGCAAACCAGCCACCAATTGCCGAGATTGCTGCCAAATTAAAGTCTGAAAGACAGAATGCTGGCTTGAGTATTGCCGAAGTTGCCCGGCGTGCAAACATAGCCAAGTCAACCTTATCGCAATTGGAAAACGGCTCAGGCAATCCCAGTATTGAAACCCTGTGGGCCATCTGTGTGGTGCTGGATATTCCGTTTTCACGCTTACTGGAAGAGCCTAAGCAGGTAACGAAAGTAGTGCGTTATGGGGAAGGGATGACGGTGGTGTCGCAAAGTGAAAACTATCAGGCGACATTGTTGGCTGCCTGTCCGCCAAACGTCAGCCGTGATATTTATCAGGTGGAAGCCAAACCGGGACAGCCACATATTTCAGCAGCACATAATAATGGTGTCGTTGAGCATGTGTTGATTACCCGGGGGACAGCCAGACTTGGGCCAATCGGTGAAGAGTATGAATTAAAGCAAGGCGACTATATGGTGTATGCCGCTGATCAGCCGCATATATTCGAAGCTCTGGAAGAGGGCACCAGTGCGATGCTGGTCTCCGAATACCGTTAA
- a CDS encoding LysE family translocator, with protein sequence MEYILSVVLFAISSSVTPGPNNIMVMTSGLNFGVRRSLPLLGGICLGFALMLLMVGLGFAQLFSLFPSLSMLVKVVGTLYLLYLAWLIAISRDVGQSSSHTQPFGFIKGALFQWVNAKAWVVAIGAISAFTTVGEQFALQKPDHSHDLSYCLISMRRGLAAVWLAAETLPVRQPIFTWL encoded by the coding sequence ATGGAATACATTTTATCTGTGGTGCTGTTCGCCATCTCCTCTTCCGTCACTCCGGGGCCTAACAATATCATGGTGATGACATCCGGGCTTAACTTTGGCGTGCGCAGGAGTCTGCCTTTACTTGGCGGAATTTGTCTTGGCTTTGCCCTGATGCTGCTGATGGTCGGGCTGGGGTTTGCTCAACTGTTCAGTCTGTTTCCCAGCCTGTCGATGCTGGTGAAGGTTGTCGGTACTCTTTATTTACTCTACCTCGCCTGGCTGATCGCAATCAGCCGTGACGTAGGCCAGAGCTCGAGCCATACACAGCCATTTGGTTTTATCAAAGGCGCGCTGTTTCAGTGGGTCAATGCCAAAGCCTGGGTCGTTGCTATCGGGGCCATTTCCGCTTTTACCACCGTTGGCGAACAGTTTGCGCTGCAGAAACCTGACCATAGCCACGACCTTTCTTATTGTCTCATTTCCATGCGTCGGGGTTTGGCTGCTGTTTGGCTCGCTGCTGAGACGTTACCTGTCCGACAGCCGATATTTACGTGGCTTTAA
- a CDS encoding TRAP transporter substrate-binding protein, giving the protein MKNSFKFMFSTLALSLSAMSMNAYSATLIKVHSDMTEDSAQQEGIERFKQLVEARSDGQYEVKIYANNALGNDVEVAQQMQFGAVQAAPIPTAKLSGFDKDLQLIDMPFLFPSREVAYQFLDGEIGDEVLSGLRSSGFEPAMFWESGFKQMTCNDPITKPADMQDRKVRVMESPLLISQYKALGSNPVPIAFSETYTALQQGVVECQENPLVSISQMKFYEVQKDLMLTNHGYLGTAFVFSKIWFDSQSAKNQQLLITAAREAGQYQRERSIAREEVYLNGIKQAGSTEVISLTPEQLGEFRNAMSPVYQEFGAKLSKGLLDRAQAKLSQLSEM; this is encoded by the coding sequence ATGAAAAACAGTTTCAAATTTATGTTCAGCACCCTTGCTCTTTCATTATCTGCTATGAGTATGAATGCTTATTCCGCAACTTTGATTAAAGTACACAGCGATATGACGGAAGACAGCGCGCAGCAGGAAGGTATTGAACGCTTTAAGCAATTGGTCGAAGCCCGCTCTGACGGCCAGTATGAAGTCAAAATCTACGCCAATAACGCGCTTGGCAACGACGTGGAAGTCGCGCAACAAATGCAGTTTGGTGCCGTTCAGGCGGCGCCGATTCCAACGGCAAAATTAAGTGGCTTTGATAAAGATCTGCAGCTGATCGACATGCCATTCCTGTTCCCGAGCCGCGAAGTCGCCTACCAGTTTCTCGATGGCGAAATCGGTGATGAAGTGCTGTCTGGCCTGCGCTCGTCAGGTTTTGAACCGGCGATGTTCTGGGAGAGTGGTTTTAAACAGATGACCTGTAATGACCCGATTACCAAGCCCGCTGATATGCAGGATCGTAAAGTTCGCGTGATGGAAAGTCCGTTGCTGATTTCCCAGTACAAAGCCCTGGGTTCAAACCCGGTTCCGATCGCATTCAGTGAAACGTACACCGCCCTGCAACAGGGTGTGGTGGAATGTCAGGAGAACCCGCTGGTTTCGATTTCACAAATGAAATTCTACGAAGTGCAAAAAGATCTGATGCTGACTAATCACGGTTATCTGGGCACGGCGTTCGTATTCAGCAAGATCTGGTTCGACAGCCAGTCAGCCAAAAATCAGCAACTGCTTATTACGGCTGCGCGCGAAGCCGGTCAGTACCAGCGTGAACGTTCTATTGCACGCGAGGAAGTCTACCTTAACGGCATTAAACAGGCAGGCAGTACCGAAGTTATCTCACTGACACCTGAACAACTGGGCGAATTCCGCAATGCGATGTCCCCTGTTTATCAGGAGTTTGGCGCCAAGCTGAGTAAAGGCCTGCTCGACCGTGCTCAGGCAAAACTAAGCCAACTGTCTGAAATGTAA
- a CDS encoding TRAP transporter small permease — MWNKLSRLLALFENTIVGVLIIYASGMLFTQIIARAVFNTSFSWAEESVRYAIIWMVFMASSIAFRNNAHISIDVIKQVLPKALQKPFQIVICVICLITTFLLAWFGWQLASRMMMFGQLSSAMELPMYWFYLAIPVSSACMFIRISESLLALFKQPKQQTENVYVGA, encoded by the coding sequence ATGTGGAATAAACTCAGTCGCCTGCTGGCCCTTTTTGAGAACACCATCGTCGGTGTTTTGATCATCTACGCATCGGGAATGCTGTTTACCCAGATTATCGCCCGCGCCGTTTTCAATACCTCATTTAGTTGGGCTGAAGAGAGCGTACGTTACGCCATTATCTGGATGGTATTTATGGCCAGCAGCATCGCCTTTCGCAATAACGCGCACATCAGTATCGATGTCATCAAACAAGTGCTGCCCAAAGCCCTGCAAAAGCCGTTTCAGATAGTAATCTGCGTGATCTGCCTCATCACCACCTTCCTGCTCGCCTGGTTTGGTTGGCAACTGGCTTCGCGCATGATGATGTTCGGCCAGCTATCGTCGGCGATGGAACTGCCGATGTACTGGTTCTATCTGGCTATTCCGGTCAGTTCGGCCTGCATGTTTATCCGCATCAGTGAATCTTTGCTGGCGCTGTTTAAACAGCCGAAACAGCAAACCGAAAACGTCTACGTGGGAGCGTAA
- a CDS encoding TRAP transporter large permease subunit, whose product MGYSFFALTSGLLVLGLPIFVALILAVFIGLHLGGSTPLMLIIQRMFSGLDSFPLMAIPLFILAGNLMSTSGLSARILKVALLLVGPFRGGLAMTTVTGSMFFGAISGSSPATVVSVGRLILPSMLKEGYDRQFSVGLLMATGALGIIIPPSIFMIVYGAMAGVSIGALFMAGIGAGAVYGSVFLAYCYYRARKAGMQSQPFPKMSELLAAIREAIWGLAIPVIILGGIYSGLFTPTEAAAVAVIYSAAVGLFVYRDLTLKDIWKVCVDSSVVTTQVMIIVSAAAAFSWYLTTSSLTDSLSAALGQLSDNPLMLLLIINCIVLIAGMFLDPNSIVIILVPLVISVAQAAGIDLIHLGVILCVNCAIGMFTPPFGMNLFVASSLDNVSYGEAVRGSLPLVWLALIVLVLINLFPAISLWLPSVVMPGIAG is encoded by the coding sequence ATGGGCTACAGTTTCTTTGCTTTAACATCGGGCCTGCTGGTTTTAGGTCTGCCTATTTTTGTGGCCCTGATCCTGGCGGTATTTATCGGCTTGCATCTGGGTGGCAGTACTCCGCTGATGCTCATCATCCAACGGATGTTTTCCGGCCTGGACAGTTTTCCGCTCATGGCGATCCCGCTGTTTATTCTGGCCGGCAACCTGATGAGCACCAGCGGCCTGTCAGCGCGCATTCTCAAGGTAGCGCTGTTGCTGGTTGGTCCGTTTCGTGGCGGCCTGGCCATGACAACCGTCACCGGCTCCATGTTCTTTGGCGCCATTTCCGGCTCCAGTCCGGCTACAGTGGTTTCTGTCGGACGCCTTATCCTGCCGTCAATGTTAAAAGAAGGCTATGATCGCCAGTTCAGTGTCGGTTTGCTGATGGCGACCGGCGCTTTAGGCATCATCATACCGCCGAGCATTTTTATGATTGTGTACGGCGCCATGGCGGGTGTTTCAATTGGTGCACTCTTTATGGCCGGTATTGGTGCCGGCGCCGTGTACGGTTCTGTCTTCCTCGCATACTGTTACTATCGGGCGCGCAAGGCTGGTATGCAGTCGCAGCCGTTTCCTAAAATGTCTGAACTGCTGGCAGCCATAAGAGAAGCAATCTGGGGCTTGGCGATACCAGTCATTATTCTTGGCGGTATATACAGCGGCCTGTTTACCCCGACGGAAGCGGCGGCGGTCGCGGTTATTTACTCTGCAGCAGTCGGTCTGTTTGTTTATCGGGACCTGACACTGAAGGACATCTGGAAAGTGTGTGTCGACAGCTCAGTCGTAACCACCCAGGTCATGATTATCGTCTCTGCAGCAGCGGCCTTCTCCTGGTATCTGACCACTTCAAGTCTGACCGACTCCCTGTCGGCGGCACTGGGCCAACTCAGCGATAATCCACTGATGTTACTGCTGATCATCAACTGTATCGTGTTGATCGCCGGGATGTTCCTGGACCCGAACTCGATTGTGATCATTCTGGTACCACTGGTTATCTCTGTTGCTCAGGCGGCAGGCATCGACTTGATTCACCTTGGTGTGATTCTGTGTGTGAACTGTGCGATTGGTATGTTCACGCCACCGTTTGGTATGAACCTGTTCGTCGCCAGCAGCCTAGATAACGTCAGTTATGGCGAAGCGGTGCGCGGCTCACTGCCTTTGGTGTGGCTGGCTCTGATTGTGCTGGTGCTGATTAACCTCTTCCCCGCGATCAGTCTGTGGCTGCCAAGTGTGGTCATGCCGGGTATTGCTGGTTAA